In one Bacteroidota bacterium genomic region, the following are encoded:
- a CDS encoding transglycosylase SLT domain-containing protein: protein MTIDQSISSPAASQKSEKLDPVQKAKLQKAVREFESVFVGYMLKSMRNTVEKSDNSTDSFGGDMLESLFDVELAKHISKNSNLGIADMLYRKMTGEKLLPHVSPVTQNNPGPSGKLERNVDFLKNSVPVKKAPGVDSASIVSNKTSLVDRLRNYESYVAEASEKFGVKDSLIKAVIAAESSARPDAQSPKNAKGLMQLIDSTAAEMGVKNVWDPRENILGGAKYLKQLLERHDGNETLALASYNAGPGAVKKHGGVPPFSETKHYVARVIRLMNVFQQQETSNE from the coding sequence ATGACTATTGATCAGTCCATATCATCGCCGGCTGCTTCGCAGAAAAGCGAAAAGCTCGATCCGGTCCAAAAAGCCAAGCTTCAGAAGGCTGTTCGGGAGTTTGAGTCTGTTTTCGTTGGGTATATGCTCAAGAGCATGAGGAATACCGTCGAAAAGTCCGATAACTCTACGGATAGCTTCGGCGGCGACATGCTGGAGAGTTTGTTTGATGTGGAATTGGCAAAGCACATCTCCAAAAACAGCAATCTCGGCATAGCCGACATGCTCTACAGAAAGATGACGGGGGAGAAGTTGCTTCCGCATGTCTCGCCGGTGACTCAGAACAACCCCGGGCCGTCGGGGAAGTTGGAACGAAACGTCGATTTCCTGAAAAACAGTGTGCCGGTAAAGAAGGCGCCGGGGGTTGATTCCGCCTCAATCGTGAGCAACAAGACATCCCTTGTTGACCGGTTGAGGAACTACGAGTCGTATGTTGCAGAAGCTTCCGAGAAGTTCGGAGTGAAGGATAGTCTCATCAAGGCGGTTATTGCGGCGGAGTCTTCGGCACGGCCCGATGCGCAGTCGCCGAAGAATGCAAAAGGATTGATGCAATTGATTGATTCAACGGCAGCCGAAATGGGCGTAAAGAATGTGTGGGATCCGCGAGAGAATATTTTGGGCGGGGCGAAATATCTCAAGCAGTTGCTCGAACGACACGACGGGAATGAAACTCTCGCTCTTGCGTCCTATAACGCCGGACCGGGAGCAGTAAAAAAGCACGGCGGTGTTCCCCCGTTTAGTGAGACGAAGCACTACGTAGCCCGTGTCATTCGATTGATGAATGTATTCCAACAGCAGGAGACAAGCAATGAGTAA
- a CDS encoding flagellar basal body P-ring protein FlgI, which produces MKLNRFHIVVAAVLFAAGSANSATRIKDIAYLQGVRGKQIIGYGLVVGLNGTGDTQRSTFTLQSVTSMLKRFGITVPQADLRLRNVAAVMVTSTIPGFAREGGVIDVTVSSMGDATNLAGGILLMTPLSGIDGAVYAMAQGPISVGGSGVRQNGNEVRRNHTSAGRIPGGGILERSVGTDFSTDSTIALVLTQADFTTANRIAEEVNSKFGSRIATANDGSTISLTIPNEFKNDGRLVEFISQVELIEITPDVAAKVVINEKTGTIVVGGAVSLLPVAISHGSLNIDIQSTPVVSQPNPFSQGQTVVTNLTTVSAQVDSSVVVALDGAATVQDVAKALNMLKVGARDIIAIFQALKEAGALKAALVII; this is translated from the coding sequence ATGAAATTGAACCGTTTTCATATTGTTGTTGCAGCCGTTCTGTTTGCCGCTGGCAGCGCCAACTCTGCAACCAGAATCAAAGACATCGCATACCTTCAAGGTGTACGCGGCAAGCAGATTATCGGCTACGGACTGGTTGTCGGATTGAACGGCACAGGTGATACGCAACGATCGACATTTACCCTGCAATCGGTTACGAGCATGCTCAAACGATTCGGAATCACCGTTCCGCAAGCTGATTTGAGACTTCGGAACGTCGCGGCAGTGATGGTCACATCGACGATTCCGGGATTTGCGCGCGAGGGCGGAGTGATAGATGTAACCGTCTCATCAATGGGCGATGCAACAAATCTCGCCGGAGGAATTCTATTGATGACCCCTCTTTCAGGAATTGACGGGGCAGTCTATGCAATGGCTCAGGGACCGATCTCGGTTGGGGGGAGCGGCGTTCGCCAAAATGGTAACGAAGTCCGCCGCAATCATACTTCCGCCGGACGCATTCCCGGCGGCGGAATTCTCGAACGATCTGTCGGTACAGATTTCAGCACCGATTCAACGATTGCCCTTGTTCTGACACAGGCAGATTTCACGACTGCAAACAGGATAGCGGAGGAAGTCAATTCAAAATTCGGCAGCAGAATTGCCACAGCAAACGACGGCTCGACAATTTCCCTTACAATCCCGAATGAGTTCAAGAACGATGGCCGGCTTGTCGAGTTCATTTCCCAAGTCGAGCTTATCGAAATAACTCCCGACGTTGCAGCGAAGGTTGTTATCAACGAAAAAACCGGTACAATTGTCGTCGGCGGAGCGGTCAGTTTACTTCCGGTGGCAATCTCTCATGGGAGCTTGAATATCGACATTCAGTCAACACCGGTCGTCTCTCAGCCGAACCCCTTTTCGCAAGGTCAGACTGTCGTGACAAACCTGACAACGGTGTCGGCGCAGGTTGATTCATCCGTTGTGGTGGCACTCGACGGGGCTGCAACAGTTCAGGATGTTGCGAAGGCTTTGAACATGCTGAAAGTCGGCGCTCGCGATATTATTGCCATCTTTCAGGCATTGAAAGAGGCGGGGGCGTTGAAAGCCGCATTGGTGATTATATAG
- a CDS encoding flagellar basal body L-ring protein FlgH has translation MKSNIWKYLVLFGFVGASSVFAQDMRNNLNRSLFADQKATQVGDAVTVLILESTSAVNDAKTETSRGSDISLSANATLPSGSGKSVSGGVGTGNQFKGEGSTSNRGSVRAKISAQVDSVLANGNVIINGSRSITINGEEQILKISGIVRPSDIMPDNSVYSFNIADAKIMLQGEGSLTKVQEPGWLTKIFHWLF, from the coding sequence ATGAAGTCGAACATTTGGAAATATCTCGTACTATTTGGGTTTGTCGGCGCAAGTAGCGTCTTTGCCCAGGATATGCGTAACAACCTGAATCGCTCGTTGTTTGCCGACCAAAAGGCGACACAAGTCGGTGATGCCGTGACAGTGTTGATTCTCGAAAGCACGAGCGCCGTCAACGACGCAAAAACGGAAACATCACGCGGCAGCGACATCTCCCTCTCTGCAAATGCCACTCTGCCATCAGGCAGCGGCAAAAGCGTCAGTGGAGGAGTCGGAACAGGGAATCAGTTCAAGGGCGAAGGCTCGACTTCGAATCGCGGCTCAGTCCGGGCTAAAATCAGCGCGCAAGTTGATTCAGTTCTTGCAAACGGAAATGTCATCATCAACGGAAGCCGCTCGATAACCATCAATGGCGAAGAGCAGATCCTGAAGATCTCGGGCATTGTTCGTCCATCGGATATCATGCCTGACAACTCGGTCTACTCATTCAACATTGCTGATGCCAAGATTATGTTGCAAGGAGAAGGAAGTCTCACGAAAGTGCAGGAACCGGGTTGGCTGACAAAGATCTTTCATTGGCTGTTTTAA
- the flgA gene encoding flagellar basal body P-ring formation protein FlgA, with protein MIEQFIGSKLAAQSSAEVEFAVEFRKVPVNGSVTLKGATFRVADKGSMLLRKNVLLPIEVVQNGRVEHTFLVSVKIRRFGKVMIASDKIEKGQSGDSIAARREEVETTMLSEDVITDPKKLVGKRAKRIINAGSVLTESMFEGIPTITQGSPVTLSVKSNSIVIGVQAIAREDGAKGDIIKVQKTGSGNRFTARVVDEKNVELVSHK; from the coding sequence GTGATTGAGCAATTCATAGGCTCGAAACTTGCCGCTCAGTCAAGTGCTGAGGTGGAATTTGCTGTCGAGTTCCGGAAGGTTCCTGTGAATGGTTCTGTCACCTTAAAGGGAGCAACGTTTCGGGTTGCCGACAAGGGGTCAATGTTGCTGCGGAAGAATGTGCTGCTTCCGATTGAAGTGGTGCAGAATGGACGTGTTGAGCATACGTTTCTTGTTTCGGTGAAGATCCGGCGTTTCGGCAAAGTTATGATTGCATCGGACAAGATAGAAAAGGGGCAGTCCGGCGATTCCATCGCTGCAAGAAGAGAAGAAGTTGAGACTACAATGTTATCGGAAGATGTTATTACCGACCCGAAAAAGCTCGTAGGGAAGCGGGCAAAGCGCATCATCAATGCCGGTTCAGTTCTGACGGAAAGCATGTTCGAGGGAATCCCGACAATAACACAAGGCAGCCCCGTCACACTCTCGGTGAAATCCAATAGTATTGTGATTGGTGTGCAGGCAATTGCCCGTGAGGATGGTGCAAAGGGTGATATCATCAAAGTCCAGAAGACCGGATCAGGAAACAGATTCACTGCACGGGTTGTCGATGAAAAGAATGTTGAATTGGTCAGTCACAAGTGA
- the flgG gene encoding flagellar basal-body rod protein FlgG: protein MNRALRTASAGMGAQQLNVDTIAHNLANVNTTGFKKSRAEFQDLMYQTIKASGGASGNALRETNEIQVGTGTAPMATQKSFVQGDLQATSNPFDISIVGEGFFQIRKPDGTIAYTRDGSFKLSSDGTLVTSLGYVMDPGVSLSSDAQSFSVSRDGTVEVSDGSGDTPVRVAQIELARFVNVAGLKAIGNNLFVETPASGAAMVGTAGSEGFGELQQGYLESSNVDVVEEMVNMIVAQRAYEINSKTVKTVEDMLQIANNLKR from the coding sequence ATGAACAGGGCACTACGAACAGCATCTGCAGGAATGGGCGCTCAACAATTGAACGTGGACACCATCGCGCACAATCTTGCGAATGTAAACACGACGGGCTTCAAGAAGTCGAGAGCGGAGTTTCAGGACTTGATGTACCAGACAATCAAGGCAAGCGGAGGCGCAAGCGGTAATGCATTGCGGGAGACGAACGAAATTCAGGTCGGAACCGGTACAGCACCGATGGCAACGCAGAAGAGCTTCGTGCAGGGAGACTTGCAGGCGACAAGCAATCCGTTTGACATATCAATTGTCGGCGAGGGCTTCTTCCAGATCCGAAAACCGGACGGGACAATTGCTTACACACGGGACGGTTCCTTCAAACTTTCTTCAGACGGTACTCTTGTCACTTCACTCGGTTATGTGATGGATCCCGGCGTGTCGCTTTCGAGCGATGCACAGAGTTTCTCCGTGAGTCGTGACGGTACGGTTGAAGTCAGCGATGGCTCCGGAGATACGCCGGTTCGCGTCGCACAAATTGAGCTGGCAAGATTTGTGAACGTGGCCGGATTGAAGGCAATCGGCAACAACCTGTTCGTTGAAACGCCCGCTTCAGGTGCTGCAATGGTCGGGACAGCGGGAAGCGAGGGATTTGGCGAACTTCAACAAGGTTACCTTGAATCATCCAACGTGGATGTTGTTGAGGAGATGGTGAATATGATCGTTGCGCAACGTGCGTATGAAATCAATTCGAAGACGGTCAAAACCGTTGAAGATATGCTTCAAATCGCCAACAACTTGAAGCGGTAA
- the flgF gene encoding flagellar basal-body rod protein FlgF, which produces MIKGLYSSSNGMPPMLVKMEVLANNLANMNATGFKKDGMFVEMMKDSGVAPKSSAGEFTARLTIQKTTDFSEGSLKQTQNPLDFALQGEGYFVVQTPQGERYTRNGNFTLGLDGSLTTREGFPVLSSDGKITLPNVQRVVQENVVVTESGEIMIGKDHIGKIRIVEFQDQSKLKKEGGAIFRSDEENTAGLIEKEFPIVRQGFLEESNVDGIAEMIEMIEISRHFESNQKAITSQDATLDKLMEVGKF; this is translated from the coding sequence ATGATCAAGGGACTGTATTCATCAAGCAATGGCATGCCACCCATGCTTGTGAAAATGGAAGTTCTGGCAAACAATCTCGCAAATATGAATGCAACAGGTTTCAAGAAGGACGGGATGTTTGTAGAGATGATGAAAGATTCCGGCGTTGCCCCAAAGTCCTCTGCAGGCGAATTCACCGCACGGCTGACGATTCAAAAGACAACCGATTTCAGTGAAGGGTCATTGAAACAGACACAGAACCCCCTTGATTTTGCGTTGCAGGGTGAAGGCTATTTTGTCGTGCAGACTCCGCAGGGTGAACGATACACGCGCAACGGCAACTTTACGCTCGGGCTTGATGGATCGTTGACAACGCGTGAAGGGTTTCCCGTTCTCAGTTCGGACGGAAAAATCACGCTTCCGAATGTTCAGAGGGTAGTTCAGGAGAACGTTGTCGTTACCGAGTCAGGCGAGATCATGATCGGAAAGGACCACATAGGAAAAATAAGGATTGTCGAGTTTCAGGATCAATCGAAACTGAAGAAGGAAGGCGGCGCCATATTTCGTTCGGATGAAGAGAATACTGCGGGACTCATCGAAAAGGAGTTTCCGATTGTGCGGCAGGGCTTTCTGGAAGAATCGAACGTTGACGGGATTGCAGAGATGATCGAAATGATCGAGATATCACGTCACTTCGAATCAAATCAAAAAGCGATCACATCCCAGGATGCGACGCTCGACAAGTTGATGGAAGTAGGAAAGTTCTGA
- a CDS encoding GAF domain-containing protein, translating to MKPSSHQKTRLRRNRLQLLDNAAPQFESFMESREQYITALEETIDLLKRNHLQATENNAAIRTSLNELLAMQQLSNSISTALEPEEIVGTLVHLTRQVLPVLEMNVFLFERESGLLLPFSKRSSQEFIVLARKQVEAGIVDWVIAEQRTALFPDLDVIGAGMQQRILVIVPLFMRNEALGVFIIQSPKSHEEISNHDIQLLSVLAHQAAVGIENWRTYDRIVSLNKELKESQAQTMHAAKLAAIGELAASIVHEIKNPIQIIMMHMEMVQRGKPLPGWHDLLAQQVKRLSEMTRRLMNFARNASEEPKMEEVNVNRAIEETVAMVQHEYRNSMIEICTALCPDLPPVVGNINTLQQVFLNLLINARDAMHKGGMITISTESSGFHIIAKFVDSGGGIEKHHLDKIFMPFFTTKGEGSGTGLGLSICRKIISDHKGEINVESEVGKGTTFTIFLPMRRRVV from the coding sequence ATGAAGCCTTCCTCACATCAGAAAACCAGATTGCGCCGCAATCGTCTGCAGTTGCTTGACAATGCTGCGCCGCAGTTTGAATCGTTCATGGAGAGCCGCGAGCAGTACATTACAGCGCTGGAAGAGACAATTGATCTTCTCAAACGGAATCATCTCCAGGCAACGGAAAATAACGCGGCTATTCGTACCTCGCTTAATGAACTGTTGGCGATGCAGCAATTGTCCAACAGTATCAGCACAGCGTTGGAGCCGGAAGAGATTGTCGGGACGCTTGTGCATCTCACGCGGCAGGTTCTTCCGGTGCTTGAAATGAACGTGTTTCTGTTCGAGCGGGAATCGGGTTTGCTCTTGCCATTTTCAAAGCGATCTTCCCAGGAGTTTATCGTCCTTGCCCGGAAGCAGGTTGAGGCGGGAATTGTGGATTGGGTGATAGCGGAGCAACGGACAGCGTTGTTCCCTGACCTTGATGTGATCGGTGCAGGCATGCAACAGAGAATTCTCGTAATCGTGCCGCTTTTCATGCGCAACGAGGCGCTTGGGGTCTTCATCATTCAGTCGCCGAAATCGCATGAAGAAATCTCAAACCACGACATCCAGCTCTTGAGTGTTCTGGCGCATCAAGCCGCGGTTGGTATCGAGAACTGGCGGACATATGATCGCATTGTGTCTTTGAACAAAGAACTGAAGGAATCGCAGGCGCAGACGATGCATGCCGCAAAGCTCGCTGCCATCGGCGAGTTGGCTGCGAGTATTGTGCATGAGATCAAGAATCCGATTCAGATCATCATGATGCATATGGAAATGGTGCAGCGCGGGAAGCCACTTCCCGGATGGCACGATCTTCTCGCACAGCAAGTCAAGCGTCTCTCGGAGATGACCCGACGGCTGATGAACTTCGCCCGCAATGCTTCGGAAGAGCCCAAAATGGAGGAAGTCAACGTGAATAGGGCGATTGAAGAGACCGTGGCCATGGTTCAACACGAATATCGGAACTCGATGATAGAAATCTGTACTGCGTTGTGTCCCGATCTTCCTCCGGTGGTTGGTAACATCAATACGCTGCAGCAGGTGTTCCTGAATCTGTTGATCAATGCGCGGGATGCAATGCACAAAGGCGGAATGATAACAATCTCGACAGAATCCTCGGGGTTTCACATAATTGCAAAGTTCGTTGACTCAGGAGGGGGGATTGAAAAACACCATCTTGACAAGATCTTTATGCCGTTTTTCACAACGAAGGGTGAAGGAAGCGGAACAGGCCTTGGCCTATCCATTTGCAGAAAAATCATCAGTGACCACAAAGGAGAAATAAATGTGGAGAGTGAAGTAGGGAAAGGGACGACATTCACGATATTTCTGCCTATGCGAAGGAGGGTTGTATGA
- a CDS encoding HDOD domain-containing protein, translating into MDDYSDSKAGLTLRNYMASPQFIRDKVQSIIQLPTLPAVAQEVVEMVENPKTSASRLGRVIEADQALTGKVLKIANSAFYGFPKQIATVDFAIIVLGFDALKEIVISISLVSALQKKGDATFDAHRFWDHSIYSGVIARRLARDLGYRVSGEVFVGGLLHDMGMSALYQYFRSEYDDIKARAETSGLPFIEAEREVLGVTHAEIGGWLAERWNFPNHLVEAIFKHHEPLEAKENPDLVSIIHCADVLANTLCGSPMQYEDGLTFHPDVLHRLQLDDPGLLDRYIENYRSIIASDITQFKSMFGATRD; encoded by the coding sequence ATGGATGACTATTCAGATTCGAAAGCTGGACTGACACTTAGGAACTACATGGCATCACCGCAATTCATACGGGACAAGGTACAATCAATCATACAGTTGCCGACACTTCCGGCTGTTGCCCAGGAAGTTGTGGAGATGGTTGAAAATCCGAAAACATCAGCTTCACGTTTGGGCAGAGTGATAGAAGCTGATCAGGCTCTGACGGGGAAAGTATTGAAGATCGCCAACTCAGCATTCTACGGTTTCCCGAAGCAAATAGCGACCGTTGATTTCGCAATAATTGTTCTCGGGTTTGATGCACTGAAGGAGATAGTCATTAGTATCTCACTTGTCAGCGCCCTTCAAAAAAAGGGTGACGCAACATTCGATGCCCACCGGTTCTGGGATCACTCAATTTATAGCGGCGTCATTGCACGCAGGCTCGCCCGTGACCTTGGGTACCGCGTCAGTGGTGAAGTGTTTGTCGGCGGTCTACTTCACGACATGGGTATGTCGGCCTTGTATCAGTATTTTCGTAGTGAGTACGATGACATAAAGGCGCGAGCTGAAACCTCGGGCCTCCCCTTTATTGAGGCTGAGCGCGAAGTTCTTGGCGTTACGCATGCGGAAATCGGCGGCTGGCTTGCCGAACGGTGGAACTTTCCGAATCATCTCGTTGAAGCAATCTTCAAACACCACGAACCGCTGGAAGCGAAAGAGAATCCGGATCTCGTCAGTATTATCCATTGTGCTGACGTGTTGGCAAATACTCTGTGCGGATCGCCGATGCAGTACGAAGACGGGTTAACATTCCATCCGGATGTGTTGCACAGGCTTCAACTCGACGATCCGGGGTTGCTTGACCGGTACATTGAAAATTATCGTTCGATCATTGCTTCGGATATAACACAGTTCAAGAGTATGTTCGGTGCGACCCGAGACTAA
- a CDS encoding FliA/WhiG family RNA polymerase sigma factor has product MNETATDTLWEEYSRTRSLDVKRQLVMEYSGVVKYVVSKFRGYSRQSASVINEEDLLQLGMIGLLDSIERFDPSRGVKFETYAITRIRGTVQDELRKLDWVPRSVREKVRTLDKVTQKIECNNTLAGSTKHIVEELQMSVEEYVRMLHEARSVTPEAITFGAGTEESLENSIADDNIDPAERIGNEQVKEMLVSIVEDLPSQDRLVIALYYYEELTFKEIANVLRLSESRVFQKHAAILERLKKKVSALVY; this is encoded by the coding sequence ATGAACGAAACAGCGACTGACACTTTGTGGGAGGAATACTCCCGCACACGGTCGCTTGATGTGAAACGGCAACTGGTCATGGAGTACAGTGGCGTGGTGAAGTATGTCGTCAGCAAGTTCCGCGGGTATTCCAGGCAGTCGGCTTCGGTGATCAATGAAGAGGACCTGCTGCAACTCGGAATGATCGGGCTTCTGGATTCCATTGAGAGGTTTGATCCTTCGCGGGGAGTGAAATTCGAGACGTATGCAATCACACGCATCCGCGGAACAGTACAGGATGAGTTGCGAAAACTCGACTGGGTGCCGCGTTCTGTTCGAGAAAAAGTCCGCACACTCGACAAGGTGACGCAGAAAATCGAGTGCAATAACACTCTCGCGGGTTCGACGAAGCATATTGTGGAGGAACTGCAAATGTCCGTCGAAGAGTATGTCCGAATGCTCCACGAAGCACGAAGCGTCACACCGGAAGCGATCACGTTCGGAGCAGGCACCGAAGAATCGTTGGAGAACAGCATTGCCGACGATAATATCGACCCTGCGGAACGAATCGGCAATGAACAGGTGAAGGAAATGCTTGTGTCTATTGTGGAGGACTTGCCGTCGCAGGACAGACTCGTTATTGCGCTGTATTATTATGAAGAACTGACATTCAAGGAAATTGCCAATGTGCTGCGGCTTTCTGAATCGAGAGTGTTTCAGAAGCATGCGGCGATTCTCGAACGATTGAAAAAGAAGGTAAGCGCGCTCGTGTACTGA
- a CDS encoding MinD/ParA family protein: MKPHIITVASGKGGVGKSTVALNLALRLAELGGTSLLLDADENLGNIDVLAGISPKLRLGDILRGEKDIEDVIMPVTKNFSILPGNSGDREYPVMTLEKQTELLNDIADLDRHYDYLVIDTSAGIREDIINFAVRSHETLVITSPEPTAIMDAYALIKLITLADEFVPLKIVVNGARTPADADDAAMKLQTAVNHFLKKHLHYLCSIPYDISVAKAVARQSPVLKEFPLCGASLSMNMLAGRIAEQAAHLKTRRVRIA, encoded by the coding sequence ATGAAGCCGCATATCATCACCGTTGCCAGCGGGAAGGGAGGCGTAGGAAAAAGCACCGTAGCGCTGAATCTTGCGTTGCGTTTGGCGGAACTGGGCGGCACATCGCTATTGCTCGATGCAGACGAGAACCTGGGGAATATCGATGTGCTGGCGGGGATTTCGCCGAAGCTGCGGCTTGGCGACATCCTCCGGGGGGAGAAGGATATTGAAGACGTCATCATGCCGGTTACCAAGAACTTCAGCATCCTGCCGGGTAATTCCGGCGATCGCGAGTATCCGGTAATGACGTTGGAGAAGCAGACGGAATTGCTCAATGACATCGCTGACTTGGATCGACACTACGACTACCTGGTCATTGATACTTCGGCGGGAATACGGGAGGATATCATCAACTTTGCAGTTCGTTCACACGAGACACTTGTCATCACCAGTCCCGAGCCGACAGCGATAATGGACGCCTATGCATTGATCAAGTTGATTACACTTGCCGACGAATTTGTTCCCTTGAAAATTGTGGTCAATGGAGCCCGAACTCCTGCCGACGCAGATGATGCTGCAATGAAATTGCAAACGGCAGTGAATCATTTTCTGAAGAAGCATCTTCATTATCTCTGCTCAATCCCGTACGATATCAGCGTCGCGAAAGCTGTAGCACGGCAATCGCCGGTTCTAAAGGAATTCCCCCTCTGCGGAGCATCACTTTCGATGAACATGCTCGCAGGTCGCATAGCAGAGCAGGCTGCACATCTGAAAACACGAAGGGTTCGTATAGCATGA
- the flhF gene encoding flagellar biosynthesis protein FlhF, whose amino-acid sequence MQIKKFTGTTLKAATDVMRSELGENAIILNTRTVPKGGVLNFLRKDEFEITAAIDEEVAADSDFPRHLARAGVSPTSPEIHGGENTFASLQKVARQFEHRTRERHPGRTGSQSANGLAEYHDLKGEVEQLRSVVEEIAIHLKYSKMPTLPEHLKSAYTKLVGQDVNEHIVSELVQGAYRSLGEDRLGNKKDVEQHLLRTLSGMFKTLPSPSSSKKPRIIALVGPTGVGKTTTVAKLAAIHKLIHKQNVALISADTYRIGAIEQLRTFAAIADIPMEVVYKPAEMKSALSSFKGKDVVLIDTVGRSQRMKREINELAKFVGAANPHEVHLVLNSSTQSRALEEILERFKVVTPNRVIFSKLDEAVTFGQMVNIAHRSGIPISYITTGQSVPDDIKVASNVHLAQMVYTGELTNV is encoded by the coding sequence ATGCAGATTAAAAAATTCACCGGAACCACTCTCAAAGCGGCGACAGATGTAATGAGAAGTGAATTGGGAGAGAATGCGATCATCCTGAATACCAGAACAGTTCCAAAAGGTGGAGTACTCAACTTTCTTCGTAAAGATGAGTTTGAGATTACTGCTGCAATTGATGAAGAGGTGGCGGCAGACTCGGATTTCCCGCGACACTTGGCCCGCGCCGGAGTCAGCCCGACATCGCCTGAGATACACGGTGGCGAGAACACATTCGCAAGCCTGCAAAAAGTGGCGAGGCAGTTCGAGCATCGAACCCGTGAGCGGCATCCGGGAAGGACTGGTTCGCAATCTGCGAACGGTCTGGCTGAGTACCACGATTTGAAAGGGGAGGTCGAGCAGTTGCGAAGCGTGGTTGAGGAAATTGCCATCCATCTCAAGTACAGCAAAATGCCGACCCTGCCGGAACATTTGAAAAGCGCATATACAAAGCTCGTCGGGCAGGATGTGAATGAACACATTGTGTCGGAACTCGTCCAAGGTGCGTACCGCTCGTTGGGAGAGGATCGCCTTGGAAACAAGAAGGATGTCGAGCAACATCTGTTGCGGACTCTTTCCGGTATGTTCAAGACGTTGCCTTCTCCATCATCATCCAAGAAGCCCCGGATTATCGCGTTGGTGGGCCCTACCGGGGTCGGAAAGACAACAACGGTGGCTAAGCTCGCTGCCATCCATAAGCTGATCCACAAGCAGAATGTTGCCTTGATATCGGCAGACACGTATCGAATCGGCGCCATCGAGCAGTTAAGAACCTTCGCGGCAATCGCCGATATCCCGATGGAAGTCGTGTACAAGCCCGCCGAGATGAAATCGGCTCTATCATCTTTCAAAGGAAAGGACGTTGTCCTCATCGACACAGTTGGAAGAAGCCAGCGAATGAAGAGAGAGATCAATGAATTGGCAAAGTTCGTAGGCGCTGCCAATCCTCACGAAGTTCATCTTGTTCTCAACTCTTCAACTCAAAGCCGGGCGTTGGAGGAAATACTCGAGCGGTTCAAAGTCGTTACGCCGAACCGGGTCATCTTCTCGAAACTCGACGAGGCTGTAACATTCGGCCAAATGGTCAATATTGCGCATAGGTCAGGAATTCCAATCTCGTATATCACCACAGGACAAAGCGTTCCTGATGATATCAAAGTGGCAAGCAATGTGCATCTTGCACAGATGGTATACACCGGAGAGTTAACGAATGTTTGA